The sequence GTGCAAATAAAGCAACTCCAATAAATGCAAGAATTGAAGTGATGTAAGTAACTACATTTTTAGTGTCGATTCCCCAAATTCCAAATAATGAAATAATAAACAATGTATAAATCATCCAATCGATATATTTGGTTATGATTCGACGTCTATTTTCTGCTTTTTCAGATACTTCTGAAATTTTTTTAATAATTTTTTTACTAACATATTTTAGAATAATAGCAATGATGATAACTAAAACGGTAGCGATAATTTCCGGATAAAATTCTTTAATATTTATTTCCATTATTGTAAAAAATCTAAAAGTTCATGATATAATTTTTCCATCGGTAGACCAACAACATTGGTATAAGAACCTTTGATTTCTTTAATGCCAATTAATCCAATCCATTCTTGAATGCCATAAGCTCCGGCCTTATCAAAAGGTTTGAAGTTTTCGATATAATACAAAATTTCTTCATCTGTTAACTCAGTAAAAGTAACAAATGTGATTGCATTAAATATTTTAATTTTGGTTTTAGACTTTAAACAAACAGAAGAAATAACTTCGTGTGTTTTATTCGAAAGACTTTTGATAATGTCAAAAGTTTGTGTTTTATTTTCAGGTTTTCCAAGAATAATTCCATTATTCCATACCAAAGTATCTGAAGTTATTACGATTTCATTCTCATCTAAATCAGTAAAAAAATCAGCTTTTACTTTAGCAATATAATCTGTAATCTGAGCATGTAACAGATTTTCGGGATAAGATTCATCTACATTCGATGGCTGTACTTCGAATGTTAATCCTAAATCGGTTAAAAAATGTTTTCTTCTTGGTGAATTTGAGGCTAATATGAGTTTTTTTTCTTCTAATAATTTATGAAGCAACATAGTATTTTATATTAAAAAATAAAAATACTATAGAAATTATAGTTAACCAAATTATTACATTAAGAATGTTGTTTGATGTGCTAAATTGTTTGATTTCTTTAGCTTTATTTAATTGTAAAAAAGCAAATAATAAAGGTGCAGCTATCGCAATTAAACAATAAATAACTAAAGGTTGTAATGTATTGAAATAATTTAGGGCAAAAAATACAATTAAAAGAATTGGAATAAAAATAAGAAAAGAAGTTCTACAAGCTCCTTTTTCAATACCGTGCATGGTTGCTAATGTTTTTTTATGATGTTCTTTATCTTCATTAACATGTTTTAAATCAAGTACTAATGTTTTTATAAAGAATAGCAAAGTAATTAAAGTTGAAAAGTAAAATAATATGGAAAACAAATCCATGTAAGGAAAAAATGGATTTTGCATTTCAATTTTTGGGACCAAATCTAAAATGATTCCCGTAAAAATAGGGTAGGAAGCAATACTTGCAAATACAATATTATTTAAAAGTGGAATTTTTATCCATTGTGTAATGTATAAATAAAGTAATGCAGCTAAAGCAATGAAAAATCCAAAGTAACCTACGTTACCAATTTCATTAGCTAAAAAAAAGCTTATTCCAATTCCTATAGAATTTAATCCTAGGTAAATGTAATAAGCTTTTTCTATATTTTTTAGAATTTTACGTTCAGGATATTTTTCTTGCTTTAAAATTGCAAATAATAACAATCCACCTGCGTAAATGAAACCAAAAGAAATAATGAATAAAAAGAATTCAAGATCAGATAAAGCAACTTCAATGCCTATAGTTTTAAATAGTCCGTACCGAATTAGTAAAACAATTACTAAAAGTTGAACACCTATTTGTAGCTGATCTTTTCTTAAAACTTTCATATTTCATGGTTTTAAATGTTAGTCAAATTTTGCATTGAAATGTTCAAACCATTTGCCTTGAACTTTCATTACTTGTTCGATAACATCTCTTACAGCGCCTCGACCTCCATTTATATGAGAAATATATTTACTGATTTTCTTAATTTCTGGAACTGCATCTTGAGGACAGGTTGCTAAACCTACTTCTTGCATCACCCAGTAATCTGGAATATCATCTCCCATGTATAGAATTTCTTCTGCTTTGATGTTATTGATATCGATGTATTTTTTTAAAATTTCTACTTTGTCGGAAACGCCTAAATGAATATCGTTGATTCCTAAATTTTTTAATCTGGTTCGGACACCGTCATTACTTCCACCAGAAATAATACAAACATTGTATCCGTTTTCTACAGCCGCTTTCATTGCGTAGCCATCTCTTATAAACATATTGCGCAATAATTCTCCGTTTGCAGCAACATGAATTGACCCATCAGTTAATACGCCATCGATATCGAATATAAATGTATTGATGTCGTTCATTAACTCTTTATAACTTTTTGACATTATAATTTTGAATTGATTCTGAAATATTTAAATATAGTGATTTTATTTTCTCGTTGGTAATTAATTCTAAATGTTTTTTTAATGTGTTTGAATCGTTACGAACAGCAGGTCCGGTTTGAGCTAAAACCGGTTCAAGTTCATTGATTTTATTAAATGTTTCCTGAATTAAAGGTTTAAAAATTTCAAAAGGAATGTCATTTTCTTTACAAATTTCATTACCAATAGTAAACATATGATTCGTAAAATTACTTACAAAAACTGCCGTAACATGAATATATTTTCGTTGTTCTGATGAAATTCGATAAACTTTTGAACTGAATTTTTGAGTAAAATATTCTAAAATCGGAAAATCATTTTCAAATTCTGTTTCTAAACAAAAAGGAATTTGAGAAAAATCAACAGTTTTATTTTTAGAAAACGTTTGTAAAGGATAAAAAACACCGCGTCTGTTTTTGGAATCAATTTGATCTAAATCAGCCGAACCAGAAGTATGTACTACAAATCTGTTTTTGAAAGGTAAATTTTTCGAAACTTCAGCAATTGAGTTGTCAGAAACAGCAATGATGTAAATATCTGCTTCTTTGATTTTTAGATAATCATCAGTTACTAAATTTTTATTGATTGAATTATCGATTTTATTCGAGTTTCTTGCGTAAATTTGAACTAAATTAAGTTCGTTGTTTTCGTTTATAAATTGAATTACATGCGACGCAACATTTCCAGACCCTAAAACAATTACATTATTCATAAAGTAAAAGTAAGGTAAACTTATAGTTTGAGCAATTGTTTTTATGAAAATCTAAAGAAAATTAAATATGAAAAAGGATATTGAAAATTTAGAAGACATCAAATTTATGGTGGATACTTTTTATGATAAAATTCAAAAAGATGATTTGATTGGACCTATATTTAACGGAATTATTCAAGATCGGTGGCCTGAACATCTAGAAAAAATGTATCGATTTTGGCAAACGATTCTTTTAGAAGATTATACATATTCCGGACGTCCATTTCCTCCGCATGCGCATTTACCAGTTGATGATTCGCATTTTAATCGATGGAAAAGTATTTTTTCTGATGTGGTTTTATCGCATTTTGACGGAGAAAAAGCACAAGAAGCTATTTGGCGTGCTGATAAAATGGCAACGATGTTCTTATCTAAAATTACGTATTTCAGAGATAATAATCTAAAACCTATTGATTAAAGTTTATCTTCGAAATCGTCATCAAAAATATTTGCAAAAACTTCTTTTATTGAACCGTCTTTGTTTAAAATAATAGTACGATTTAATCTATTTATAATCCATAAATCTTTCAAAACGCCAAAATCTTTTACTTGTAATTCAATAGTATTTGGATTGTTTCTATATGCTACAAGTTTAGACCAATAATCAAAATCATGATCAATATTTACAGAAATAAAATCATAATCTTTGTGTTTTTGTGAAAGTACATTTATCTTTTTTTGTGATGCATTATAATGATTAATCGCGTTTTTAGTCCAAAAAACAATAACTGTTTTGTTATTTATATTTTTATTTATATCAAAAAGTTTATTTTTAGAGTCAACCAACTCAACATTTGGTAATTTATTATTTTGACTTAAATTTTTAATTGAATTTTTGATTTTAAGAATCTCATTTTGTTGTGTAGAATCGGTAGAAATTTCAAAATAACGTTTCAAAAATTTATTGTTGTTTTCAATATTTTGATCTTCTAACAAATAAACAAATGCAATATTATTTAAAATCTTATTTTTTACTTTTTGATTTGATATTAAGGAATCTACAATCTGAAGTTTTGCAATATTTTGATCATAATCAGATTCAAGATTTCTATCTGAAACAATAGAGTTTAACATGATAGCTAGATATCTTGTAAATGGAGCAAACTCACTAAGTTTTTCGTTATTGAAGTTTATTTTTTTTCTAAAATCGTAATAATCTTTAGGAAGACTATCCTTGATGTTTTGATTGGTATATTCTAAATGAGCAAATGGATAAATCTCTAAACGAGTAAAATATTCAAGATCTAAAATTGCTTTTGCGTATAAATCAAAATCATGATTCCAACCAATTTCGGTTTTTCTTCTTAAATAAAAAGCAGTTTTTGCATCTTTTAAAGAATCATTACTTTTTTTGAATTTTTTATAATTCTTACTATAATGAAAATCTAAATTGTTTTTATCATCAATGTTTGATGCGAAGATTTCAAGTAAAAAATTATTCTTGTTTTTTCCAGTTCCAAAAAAAGAAGAAGCATGTTCAAAATCTTTTGTATTTATTCTTATATTTAAACTATCATTTTTGTCAAAAAAAACATATTTTATTTTATCTCCATGTTTGATGATGTACATACCAGGAGTTAAAGAATCAAATTTTTTAGAAAACTGATTTAAACTATTAATATGAAGCGTATCGATAACTTTATTGTCCTTGCAAAAAAGAATATAAGATGCCTTTGGATTAATAATTTCACCACCAAAATACGCATGGAAATCGTTTTTATCTACTGTTTTTTTGTTACAAGAACACAATAAAGTAGTAATGGATAAAAAAAGACATTTATAAAAAGAATTTTGACTAAACATTGAAAATTGAAGTTTGTTTTATCTACAAAAATAGTTTTTTAGAATTGTAGGTTTTGTTAAAAAGTCGTTAAACTAATTGTAAATATTTAAAAGACTTGAAAATAGCAATAATGGATAATATTTACTAATTTTGCATTTCCAAAACAAATAAAGAATCATGTTAACAGTTTCAAATTTATCAGTACAATTTGGTAAACGTATTTTGTTCGATGAAGTAAATGCAACTTTCACACAAGGAAATTGCTACGGAATCATCGGTGCAAACGGTGCAGGAAAATCTACTTTCTTAAAAATTATAGCAGGTGATATTGACCCAACTTCAGGTCATGTAATATTAGAACCTGGAAAACGTATGTCGGTTTTAAACCAAAATCATAATATGTTTGATGAACAAACCGTTCTAGAAACAGTTTTGATGGGTAATAAAGTGTTGTACGCCGTTAAAAAAGAAATGGATGATCTTTATGCAGATTATAAAGATGAAAATGCAGATCGAATCGGTGAATTACAAATTCAGTTTGATGAAATGAATGGTTGGAATGCAGATTCTGACGCAGCTTCTTTATTATCTAATTTAGGTATTTCTGAAGATTTTCATTATATGTTAATGTCAGATATGGAAGGAAAACTTAAAGTTCGTGTTTTATTAGCACAAGCTTTATTTGGTAATCCTGATGTTTTGATTATGGATGAGCCTACCAACGATTTGGATTTTGAAACTATTGGTTGGTTAGAAAATTTCTTAGCAAATTATGAAAATACAGTTCTAGTTGTTTCTCACGACCGTCACTTTTTAGATGCTGTTTGTACACATATTTCTGATATTGATTTTGGTAAAATTAATCACTATTCAGGAAATTATACATTCTGGTATGAATCTTCTCAATTAGCTGCTAAACAACGTGCGCAACAGAATAAAAAAGCAGAAGAGAAAAAAGCTGAATTAGAAGAATTTATTCGTCGTTTCTCAGCAAACGTTGCAAAATCAAAACAAGCAACTTCTCGTAAAAAAATGATTGAAAAATTAAATGTAAATGATATCAAACCTTCTTCAAGAAGATATCCTGCAATCATTTTTGAACAAGAGCGCGAAGCTGGAGATCAAATTTTAAATGTTGTTAATTTAGCTGCATCTGTGGAAGGCGAAGTGCTTTTTAAAAATGTGGATTTAAATATGAATAAAGGAGATAAAGTAATTATTTTCTCTAAAGATTCTCGTGCAACTACTGCATTTTATGAGATTTTAAATAATAATTTAAAACAAGATGCTGGAACATTTGAATGGGGAATTACAACAAATCAATCTTATTTACCTTCAGATAATCATGCATTCTTTACTGAGAATTTAACTTTAGTAGATTGGTTACGTCAATGGGCTAAAACTGAAGAAGAAAGAGACGAAGTTTATGTTCGTGGATTTTTAGGTAAAATGATTTTCTCTGGTGAAGAAGCTTTGAAAAAAGGTTCTGTACTTTCTGGTGGAGAAAAAGTTCGTTGTATGGTTTCTCGTATGATGATGCTTAGAGCTAACGTTTTAATGTTAGACGAACCAACAAGTCACTTAGATCTTGAATCGATAACTGCTTTCAATAACTCATTGAAAAACTTTAAAGGTTCTGTTTTATTAACAACTCACGATCACGAGTTTGCGCAAACTGTTGGAAACAGAATTGTCGAATTAACACCAAATGGAGTTATTGATCGTTATATGTCATTTGACGATTATTTAGAAGATCCAAAAATTAAAGAATTACGTGCAAAAATGTACACAGTATAATAACATTAAAAAACTCGATTCAGCTGAATCGAGTTTTTTTATATTGTTTTCTTATCAATCATTTCTTGCATTACCGGAGAAACGTTTTTAAAAGTTGGATTCTGATAAATTATCGAACCAACATTCTTTTTATTTACTTTAAAAGTAACGTCGTTATCTGTTGTAAATAACAAAGCAGTTAAAAATGGATTTTTGATATACGAACTCAATACAACAAAAGCTTCTTCTACCGAATGATTACTTTCTATTTCTTCCGTTTTATATCTCGTTAGAAAAGCAAAATTGTAAGTGTTATTTTCTAAAATATTTAATTTTACAAAAACGTTTTTAATCTCGGTGTCACCCATGGTTTTTGCTAGGGTTAGTTTAGCAAATGTTCCTTTAGAAATACTGTCTTTTACAAGTTCGTAAAATTCGTTAAAAATTGGTTGATACAACATTTTTATGTTTTATTGAGCGTTTAAATTATTTAGTTAAGCAAGGAATTTCGTTAATGAAAAAGAAAGCGGGTTTGGTCTCTGTTTTCGAATTTTCTGAAATCAATACGTCTTTAATATTATAATATTCTTTTCCGGTCGCGTAATTTACTGTTAAAAGAGACATTTTAGAACTCGTTAATTTTTGCAAATCTTCGGGTTCTATATTAAAATAAGTATTTAAAACGCGAATATTATTTTTAGCTACATCATCATAAACCAATTGCGCACAAATTTCATTATCGTACAATTTAAGTTCAACAAAATCAGCGTTAATCAAATCGATTCGAATTGTTGAATTTGGGTCAAAACAACGATTAATTGTAAATTCTTTACTTTTTTCTAACCATTGAAATTGCAATACATTTTCTTGAGAATTTCTTACCAATGAAAATAAAATACTTTCTGTTTTTTCTGAAAAGTTTTTTTCAAAAATCAATTGATCATTAAGTTTAATTAAATCAACAGAATCGTTTTTAATTTCGTAATCAATCGAACATTTTTTATTCTGAGCTTGAACATTCATAAAAGTTCCTAATAAAAGGAAAAGTAATGCTTTTTTCATAGTTATATTTTATTACAAACGATTACTATTTTTTCGTTTTTATTGTTGGTTGTAAAGAACGCAAATTTTGAGCCACCATCTTTAATTTTCCATTTTTTTCTGATTTCTTCTACCGAAATTGGAAAATTACGTATAGTAATATTACATTTTTGATTTTCGAAAAACGTTTTCATTTCTTTTTTCTGATACGGAAGTACGTTTTCAATTTCAAATTTTCGACCAGGAAAATCAATTAATTCGTTATTTGTGTACAGATGTGAATGCTGATGTAATTTAGAAACTTTATAATAATTCGCAATTTTATTGAAATTTCCAGTTTTCATAACCGAACTAAAAGGTTCATACAAATATTGCATCGGTTCATCAATATCACAAAATAAATCGTCTTCAATTTGTGATGAAAATCGAATTTCATTTCCGTTTTTATCGATGTTTACCGCTTCAAGTTCAATCTGATTTTTAAAATCTTTTTCTAAAATCCAAAGTAACTCTTTAACTTCATTTTCTAAACTTATGATGTAAATCTTTTTTACAAATTCAAGCTCTTGTATTCCAGCAGAAATATCTAAAATTGGAGCTGTTTTAATTAAAATACGATTCGTAAATTTAAAATATTCCGTTAAATTTTCTGGAACATTTGGCGTACAATCTTTTAATAAAAAAACTTTTTGTTTGGAATCACTTCGACGAGCTGGGTCAATATAAATCCAATCGAAATATTCGTTTAATTGCTGTAAAGTTTCTAAAGAATCACCTTTAGATGTTTTTATATTTTGAATTCCAAATGCAGTTATGTTCGAAGCTACAATATTTGAAAGTTCTTTGTTAAATTCACAATGAACAACTTTCGTAAAATGTTTCGAAAAATAATAACAATCAATTCCAAATCCTCCAGTTAAATCGATTAATTTTTTACCTGAAATTAGACTTGATTTGAATTTTGCTAAAGGTTCAGACGATGTTTGTTCGATGGATAAAACAGAAGGAAATAGTACGTTTTTAGTGTTAAACCAAGTAGGTAATTTATGTTGTGCTTTTTGTTTGGCGTGAATTTGATTGATAATTGTTTTCCAATCAAAATCTGGAAACGGATTTTTTTTCAAAGCTAATTTTTGAATATCCGAAGTCAGATTATTATTTATAAATTCTTGAATTTCGGGCTTTAGTAAAAACGAAACATCCATAATTTACGAATTTGCTAAAACAAAAGTATGACAAGCCACAACAGCTGCAGTTTCTGTTCTTAAACGTGTATTTCCTAAAGCTACAGGTTTAAATTTATTATTGATTGCTGTTTCGATTTCTTTGGTTGAAAAATCTCCTTCAGGTCCAATTAACAAGGTGTATTTTTCGTTTATTGGAATGTTTTTGTGTAAATCATTCTTTTCTGTTTCTTCGCAATGTGCAATGTACAAATTTCCATCATGGTTTAAATTCATGAATTCTTTAAACGTTTTTGGCTCGTTTAATTTTGGAAGAAAAAATTGATTCGATTGTTTCATAGCCGAAAGCACAATTTTCTCAAATCGGTCGGTTTTAAAAATTTTTCTTTCAGAATGATCGCAGATAATTGGTGTGATTTCTTGAATTCCAATTTCGGTTGCTTTTTCAAGAAACCATTCAAAACGGTCGTTCATTTTTGTTGGAGCAACAGCTAAATGAATGTAAAACGGAAGGTTTTCTTTTTGTTCATGCTCAATAATTCTAATCGTGCATTTTTTTTCAGAAACAACTGTTATTTCTGTTTTAAATAAAAAACCTAAACCATTGGTTACATATAAAATATCTCCTTCTTTCTTACGTAAAACTTTAACTATGTGTTTACTTTCTTCTTTGTCAAAAAAGTAAGTTTCGGATTCGATATTTATATCAGAAGTGTAAAATAATTGCATAATTAAAATTCTATTCTTGCTTTAGAAACAGTTGTACTATCACTAAAATGTTGTTCTAAATATTTGTGATAACCTACAATTCCAATCATAGCAGCATTATCTGTTGTGTATTCAAATTTAGGAATAAACGTTTTCCAACCGTATTTTAGTTCAGCATCTTTCAAGGTTTGTCTAATCCCTGAATTTGCGGAAACTCCACCACCGATTGCAATTTGACTAATACCTGTTTCTGAAACCGCCATTTTCAATTTATCCATTAAAATATTGATGATGGTATATTGAACAGAAGCGCAAATATCAGCTTTATTTTCTTCAATAAAATTTGGATTTAAGGCTACATTTTTCTGTATAAAATACATAATTTGTGTTTTTAATCCACTGAAACTGAAGTTTAATCCAGGTACTTTTGGTTTTGTAAATGCATATGCTTTTGGATTTCCTTTTTTGGCAAATTTATCTATTAAAGGTCCGCCTGGATAAGGAAAACCAAGAATTTTAGCGGTTTTATCAAAAGCTTCTCCAACAGCATCATCAGTAGTTTCGCCAAGAATTTCAAGATCAAAAAATGAATTTACTTTAACAATCTGAGTATGTCCACCACTAATCGTCAAAGCTAAAAAAGGAAACGTAGGTTTTTCAAATCCAGCTTCATCGATAAAATGAGCCAAAATATGCGCATGCATGTGATTCACAGCAATTAAAGGAATATCTAAAGCCATTGACAAAGATTTAGCAAAAGATCCACCAACCAATAACGACCCCATTAATCCAGGACCTTGAGTAAAAGCAATTGCACTAAGCTGTTCTTTTGTGATATTTGCTTTTTTCAATGCAACATCAATCGTTGGAACAATGTTTTGTTGATGTGCTCTTGAAGCTAATTCAGGAATTACACCTCCATATTGTTCATGTATTTCTTGTCTTGCAACAACATTTGATATGACTTTATTGTTTAATAAAACAGCAGCTCCAGTATCGTCACAAGAACTTTCAATTGCCAAAATATAAGTATCTTGATTTTTCATTTTTTCATTAAAAGTTTACTGCTTTTTGATAGCAGATTTTGATTGAAATTCTATATTTTTGTTTATTAAAAATACAATTTCCAAAAGCAAATTTAAAACAATTACGACTATCAAAAAATTTTCTAAAATACTATTTCGAATTCTGTTAGTAATTTTGTTGCTAATCATTGCTGTATCAGTAGCTTTGACCACGCCTGTAGTACAAACAGCGATAGCTCAATTTGCATCAAAAAAGATAAACGAAGCGTTTAATTTGAATACTTCAATCGGAATGGTCGCAATTCGAATTGATGGAAATGTAATTTTAAAAAACGTTTCTGTAAATGATGATCACGAGAATACACTTGGAGATATTGGAAAATTACATACAAATATTTTAGATTTCAAAAAACTGATAAACGGTCAATTATTTTTTGGCTCTACAAAAGTAGAGCAATTAGATTTTCATATCCATACTTACAAAGGTGATACATTATCAAATCTTGATAAATTCATTGCAGTTTTTGATGATGGAAAACCAGGTTCAGGTAAATTCTTAATGAAAATTAATCACATTGAAGTTAAGAATGGAAGTTTTAGTATTACTGAC comes from Flavobacterium sp. I3-2 and encodes:
- a CDS encoding mechanosensitive ion channel domain-containing protein, which gives rise to MEINIKEFYPEIIATVLVIIIAIILKYVSKKIIKKISEVSEKAENRRRIITKYIDWMIYTLFIISLFGIWGIDTKNVVTYITSILAFIGVALFAQWSVLSNITAGIVMFFSFPYKIGDIIKIEDKDFPIQAEIEDIKTFHTILITAEGSKVTYPNNLFLQKAVVIVKSS
- a CDS encoding Maf family nucleotide pyrophosphatase, whose translation is MLHKLLEEKKLILASNSPRRKHFLTDLGLTFEVQPSNVDESYPENLLHAQITDYIAKVKADFFTDLDENEIVITSDTLVWNNGIILGKPENKTQTFDIIKSLSNKTHEVISSVCLKSKTKIKIFNAITFVTFTELTDEEILYYIENFKPFDKAGAYGIQEWIGLIGIKEIKGSYTNVVGLPMEKLYHELLDFLQ
- a CDS encoding UbiA family prenyltransferase, whose protein sequence is MKVLRKDQLQIGVQLLVIVLLIRYGLFKTIGIEVALSDLEFFLFIISFGFIYAGGLLLFAILKQEKYPERKILKNIEKAYYIYLGLNSIGIGISFFLANEIGNVGYFGFFIALAALLYLYITQWIKIPLLNNIVFASIASYPIFTGIILDLVPKIEMQNPFFPYMDLFSILFYFSTLITLLFFIKTLVLDLKHVNEDKEHHKKTLATMHGIEKGACRTSFLIFIPILLIVFFALNYFNTLQPLVIYCLIAIAAPLLFAFLQLNKAKEIKQFSTSNNILNVIIWLTIISIVFLFFNIKYYVAS
- a CDS encoding KdsC family phosphatase; this encodes MSKSYKELMNDINTFIFDIDGVLTDGSIHVAANGELLRNMFIRDGYAMKAAVENGYNVCIISGGSNDGVRTRLKNLGINDIHLGVSDKVEILKKYIDINNIKAEEILYMGDDIPDYWVMQEVGLATCPQDAVPEIKKISKYISHINGGRGAVRDVIEQVMKVQGKWFEHFNAKFD
- a CDS encoding Rossmann-like and DUF2520 domain-containing protein is translated as MNNVIVLGSGNVASHVIQFINENNELNLVQIYARNSNKIDNSINKNLVTDDYLKIKEADIYIIAVSDNSIAEVSKNLPFKNRFVVHTSGSADLDQIDSKNRRGVFYPLQTFSKNKTVDFSQIPFCLETEFENDFPILEYFTQKFSSKVYRISSEQRKYIHVTAVFVSNFTNHMFTIGNEICKENDIPFEIFKPLIQETFNKINELEPVLAQTGPAVRNDSNTLKKHLELITNEKIKSLYLNISESIQNYNVKKL
- a CDS encoding group III truncated hemoglobin, encoding MKKDIENLEDIKFMVDTFYDKIQKDDLIGPIFNGIIQDRWPEHLEKMYRFWQTILLEDYTYSGRPFPPHAHLPVDDSHFNRWKSIFSDVVLSHFDGEKAQEAIWRADKMATMFLSKITYFRDNNLKPID
- a CDS encoding TlpA family protein disulfide reductase is translated as MFSQNSFYKCLFLSITTLLCSCNKKTVDKNDFHAYFGGEIINPKASYILFCKDNKVIDTLHINSLNQFSKKFDSLTPGMYIIKHGDKIKYVFFDKNDSLNIRINTKDFEHASSFFGTGKNKNNFLLEIFASNIDDKNNLDFHYSKNYKKFKKSNDSLKDAKTAFYLRRKTEIGWNHDFDLYAKAILDLEYFTRLEIYPFAHLEYTNQNIKDSLPKDYYDFRKKINFNNEKLSEFAPFTRYLAIMLNSIVSDRNLESDYDQNIAKLQIVDSLISNQKVKNKILNNIAFVYLLEDQNIENNNKFLKRYFEISTDSTQQNEILKIKNSIKNLSQNNKLPNVELVDSKNKLFDINKNINNKTVIVFWTKNAINHYNASQKKINVLSQKHKDYDFISVNIDHDFDYWSKLVAYRNNPNTIELQVKDFGVLKDLWIINRLNRTIILNKDGSIKEVFANIFDDDFEDKL
- a CDS encoding ABC-F family ATP-binding cassette domain-containing protein, with product MLTVSNLSVQFGKRILFDEVNATFTQGNCYGIIGANGAGKSTFLKIIAGDIDPTSGHVILEPGKRMSVLNQNHNMFDEQTVLETVLMGNKVLYAVKKEMDDLYADYKDENADRIGELQIQFDEMNGWNADSDAASLLSNLGISEDFHYMLMSDMEGKLKVRVLLAQALFGNPDVLIMDEPTNDLDFETIGWLENFLANYENTVLVVSHDRHFLDAVCTHISDIDFGKINHYSGNYTFWYESSQLAAKQRAQQNKKAEEKKAELEEFIRRFSANVAKSKQATSRKKMIEKLNVNDIKPSSRRYPAIIFEQEREAGDQILNVVNLAASVEGEVLFKNVDLNMNKGDKVIIFSKDSRATTAFYEILNNNLKQDAGTFEWGITTNQSYLPSDNHAFFTENLTLVDWLRQWAKTEEERDEVYVRGFLGKMIFSGEEALKKGSVLSGGEKVRCMVSRMMMLRANVLMLDEPTSHLDLESITAFNNSLKNFKGSVLLTTHDHEFAQTVGNRIVELTPNGVIDRYMSFDDYLEDPKIKELRAKMYTV
- a CDS encoding class I SAM-dependent methyltransferase, producing the protein MDVSFLLKPEIQEFINNNLTSDIQKLALKKNPFPDFDWKTIINQIHAKQKAQHKLPTWFNTKNVLFPSVLSIEQTSSEPLAKFKSSLISGKKLIDLTGGFGIDCYYFSKHFTKVVHCEFNKELSNIVASNITAFGIQNIKTSKGDSLETLQQLNEYFDWIYIDPARRSDSKQKVFLLKDCTPNVPENLTEYFKFTNRILIKTAPILDISAGIQELEFVKKIYIISLENEVKELLWILEKDFKNQIELEAVNIDKNGNEIRFSSQIEDDLFCDIDEPMQYLYEPFSSVMKTGNFNKIANYYKVSKLHQHSHLYTNNELIDFPGRKFEIENVLPYQKKEMKTFFENQKCNITIRNFPISVEEIRKKWKIKDGGSKFAFFTTNNKNEKIVIVCNKI
- a CDS encoding 16S rRNA (uracil(1498)-N(3))-methyltransferase, translating into MQLFYTSDINIESETYFFDKEESKHIVKVLRKKEGDILYVTNGLGFLFKTEITVVSEKKCTIRIIEHEQKENLPFYIHLAVAPTKMNDRFEWFLEKATEIGIQEITPIICDHSERKIFKTDRFEKIVLSAMKQSNQFFLPKLNEPKTFKEFMNLNHDGNLYIAHCEETEKNDLHKNIPINEKYTLLIGPEGDFSTKEIETAINNKFKPVALGNTRLRTETAAVVACHTFVLANS
- the tsaD gene encoding tRNA (adenosine(37)-N6)-threonylcarbamoyltransferase complex transferase subunit TsaD, translated to MKNQDTYILAIESSCDDTGAAVLLNNKVISNVVARQEIHEQYGGVIPELASRAHQQNIVPTIDVALKKANITKEQLSAIAFTQGPGLMGSLLVGGSFAKSLSMALDIPLIAVNHMHAHILAHFIDEAGFEKPTFPFLALTISGGHTQIVKVNSFFDLEILGETTDDAVGEAFDKTAKILGFPYPGGPLIDKFAKKGNPKAYAFTKPKVPGLNFSFSGLKTQIMYFIQKNVALNPNFIEENKADICASVQYTIINILMDKLKMAVSETGISQIAIGGGVSANSGIRQTLKDAELKYGWKTFIPKFEYTTDNAAMIGIVGYHKYLEQHFSDSTTVSKARIEF